From Aquabacter sp. L1I39, the proteins below share one genomic window:
- a CDS encoding autotransporter assembly complex protein TamA — MRPTHRRLTSRSTSGEVFVRLSYVFLVAAGASALFCASPARADDPTFFDQAIAWFNPDAAQKEAPVADAVPYDVSFEVTGDGDARSAVTQASNLETLRRAPPSGAAGLVRRALADNDRIVAALFSQGYYGGHLKITVAGRPPDAPDVFAAVDAARKAGPVPVVVRVETGPRFTFGEVRILDAATRKPLPSPPTLRSLNLLTGEPARSTAVIAAEGRIVARLRDEAHPFAKITAKDVVADHATRTLNVTFLVAPGPVATFGPFTVSGAQSLPPNFVPERIDIRPGEPFSPDRLERLRRRLLTYEIIGSVRFIEADRLNARGELPIEVQIGERKPRYVGFSANYSNTDGSTANAFWGHRNLFGGGETLRLDAQASWFGEKSDAVPDADPFGYKASATFMKPGIFTPNDDLVAQASVLREVTNAYVREAVTFLGGVRHRFNDYMSLQVGLDLEASKVEDSDGWRDYPIAGVPFDFNFDNTDSLLDPSRGVRASATVEPFAYFGGDGAGPVLMKASISTYKALDEDNRFILAGKVAAGSIFGAQYENAPPQRLFYVGGGGTLRGYEYQAASPRNAQGIIVGGLSFFTASAEARIRITDTIGIVPFFDLGAAFASDVPDFSNLQYSYGIGLRYYTAIGPIRLDLAFPGDAQVAGTNYGLYVSLGQSF; from the coding sequence TTGCGACCTACCCACCGGCGTCTGACGTCACGCAGCACTTCCGGCGAGGTCTTCGTCCGCCTCTCTTACGTCTTCCTCGTGGCCGCGGGGGCGAGCGCCCTGTTCTGCGCGTCTCCCGCCCGTGCCGACGATCCCACCTTCTTTGACCAGGCCATTGCCTGGTTCAATCCCGATGCGGCGCAGAAGGAAGCCCCTGTCGCCGATGCGGTGCCTTATGACGTCTCGTTCGAGGTGACCGGAGACGGGGACGCCCGCTCTGCCGTGACACAGGCCTCGAACCTGGAGACCTTGCGCCGGGCCCCGCCCTCAGGGGCGGCCGGTCTCGTGCGCCGCGCCCTGGCGGACAATGACCGGATCGTCGCCGCCCTGTTCTCCCAGGGCTATTATGGCGGGCACCTGAAGATCACGGTGGCCGGCCGCCCGCCGGATGCGCCGGACGTGTTCGCCGCCGTCGATGCAGCCCGAAAGGCCGGGCCCGTCCCGGTGGTGGTGCGCGTGGAGACCGGCCCGCGCTTCACCTTCGGCGAGGTGCGCATCCTCGATGCCGCCACCCGCAAGCCCCTCCCCTCTCCCCCGACGCTGCGCAGCCTCAACCTGCTGACGGGCGAACCGGCGCGCTCCACCGCCGTGATCGCCGCCGAGGGGCGGATCGTGGCGCGCTTGCGGGACGAAGCCCATCCCTTCGCCAAGATCACGGCCAAGGACGTGGTGGCCGACCATGCCACCCGTACCCTCAATGTCACCTTCCTGGTTGCCCCCGGGCCGGTGGCCACCTTCGGCCCGTTCACGGTCAGCGGCGCGCAAAGCCTGCCACCCAATTTCGTGCCCGAGCGCATCGACATCCGGCCCGGCGAACCGTTCTCCCCCGATCGCCTGGAACGCCTACGCCGGCGCCTGCTGACCTATGAAATCATCGGCTCCGTTCGCTTCATCGAGGCAGACCGGCTGAATGCCCGCGGGGAGTTGCCCATCGAGGTGCAGATCGGCGAGCGCAAGCCGCGCTATGTGGGCTTTTCGGCCAATTATTCCAACACCGACGGCTCCACCGCCAACGCCTTCTGGGGTCACCGCAACCTGTTCGGTGGCGGCGAGACCTTGCGCCTCGACGCCCAGGCGTCCTGGTTCGGCGAGAAATCGGACGCGGTGCCCGATGCCGACCCCTTCGGCTACAAGGCTTCTGCCACCTTCATGAAGCCCGGCATCTTCACCCCCAATGACGACCTCGTCGCCCAGGCGTCGGTGCTGCGGGAAGTCACCAATGCCTATGTGCGCGAGGCCGTCACCTTCCTCGGCGGTGTACGGCACCGGTTCAACGATTATATGAGCCTCCAGGTGGGACTGGACCTGGAAGCCTCGAAGGTGGAGGACAGCGACGGCTGGCGCGACTATCCCATTGCCGGCGTGCCGTTCGACTTCAATTTCGACAATACCGACAGCCTGCTCGACCCTTCCCGCGGCGTGCGGGCCAGCGCCACGGTGGAGCCCTTCGCCTATTTCGGCGGCGACGGCGCAGGTCCCGTTCTCATGAAAGCCTCGATTTCCACCTACAAGGCCCTGGACGAAGACAATCGCTTCATCCTCGCGGGCAAGGTGGCGGCGGGCTCCATCTTCGGAGCCCAGTACGAGAATGCCCCTCCGCAGCGGCTCTTCTATGTGGGTGGGGGAGGAACCTTGCGCGGCTACGAATACCAGGCGGCAAGCCCCCGCAACGCTCAGGGCATCATTGTCGGCGGCCTGAGCTTCTTCACCGCCTCCGCCGAGGCGCGCATCCGCATCACCGACACCATCGGCATCGTGCCCTTCTTCGATCTCGGCGCCGCCTTCGCCTCTGACGTGCCGGACTTCAGCAACCTGCAATATTCCTACGGCATCGGCCTGCGCTACTACACCGCCATCGGGCCGATCCGGCTCGACCTCGCCTTCCCCGGTGACGCACAGGTGGCCGGCACAAATTACGGGCTGTATGTCAGCCTGGGGCAGTCCTTCTGA
- a CDS encoding translocation/assembly module TamB domain-containing protein, translating into MRALRLVSRSLISLAIFLVGFLLAGFGLIQTPPGRDMVASLAGRLASGDGLSVRIEGLSGFIPSNMRVASIDLSDPDGPFARVEGLSLAWSPLALLSGSVTVALVSAERVTVQRQPDLPPRPAQASSQSGFARNLRVIVDRIEAPAVDLDEPVFGQKARFGFEGGLKIDGLGQGLSLNFNLNRRDAEGFAAGTVRYAPETAALDVDITAREPAGGIFARLAGLEGLPAFEAQVKGAGTLDAWSGTLDATAGDLAHLEGSASVRAQDGGRVVQLTARGDVGRALPKAYSRLFEGESDLSSRIVMKADGGFQVDALDLRSAGFSFSARGGVPTDGPITLTFQARTGAADRYSALLPGLAWDEARLDGGISGTVLEPQMQMRVNATKVTGFGYGAGALKAEASAVPDGAGTFALKVDATGDGLSANDPKVAAALGPQGTLALRGVRLRGEDPVLTEATVRLSGIDLRFAGKADLANIEGRLDVARLDLAALSPFAGRPLAGLLALTADVKRTGAGGAVALSVNGTARDVTTGDATLDGLAGGASHFKGGLSVAPDGAVAVDNFTVDATGAALAVNGRIDATTADLAAQLSLPDLTRLDGRLEGAAQAKAAFSGRLASLDMTAQATIAQGKAMGHAIEGLAIDVAAKDLTGRVSGTGQLQGKVGGKASRGTLAFSTGADGSRALTGLDLAVGSVTARGAVTLAPTGLATGDLTLVAGDLADISALTLTELGGRAEGTVSLDAPGGVQRVTVRGTFANLLASGQRVANARIDLSVTDPRVSAAIQGSVDATGIEAGTLSITRARLTAQPEGQGTRLALDADAQGATLTTRALLARQGEAQRLRVDTLRLARDRTTATLTAPATLTYEAGNTTLDRFALALSGGGSLTAQGRAGDTLDLTLEARAVPLALAALVDPTLSPSGTLAANARITGTPAAPTGRYDVTVNRATMPQITAAGAGPFDFRANGTLADGRASIASALSGPSLSGVTINGFIPVSNGALDLTIRGSVSLAIANAMLATSGARAAGTAAVDLTLRGTLEEPRAGGTIRISGGRYEDAIHGITLERIQAVITGTDRSLTVSSFQAFTPNGGSIQGQGTIALDPAGSFPGRVDLTLNNAQLANSELIRLVAGGRLALSGALARTPAISGTIEVREMDVNIPDRLPGGAKALNVRHVNLPPGSRTPAALRQPPQRPGRGAPSPFVATLDLTINAPNRVFVRGMGLDAELAGNIQVRGTSAAPQTIGGFEMLRGRLEIIGRRLDFTRGRLTFNGDTDPDLDFVAESAASDVTARIIVSGRASQPEITFTSTPELPQDEVVARLLFGRSAGQLSAGQALQVAQAVTALSGQGNALLGNLRRSLGVDSLSVGTNAAGTGGEIGIGRRINDRLYLGVRQGTTPNSSQATIDLDLTRNIRLQGATGADGNTSVGIGAQWDY; encoded by the coding sequence ATGCGCGCCCTCCGTCTCGTTTCGCGCTCCCTGATCTCTCTCGCCATTTTCCTGGTGGGCTTCCTGCTGGCCGGCTTCGGCCTGATCCAGACGCCCCCCGGCCGCGACATGGTGGCCTCGCTCGCCGGGCGCCTCGCATCCGGAGACGGACTGAGCGTGCGCATTGAGGGGCTGTCCGGCTTCATCCCGTCCAACATGCGGGTGGCCAGCATCGATCTGTCCGATCCGGATGGCCCGTTCGCCCGCGTGGAGGGCCTCTCCCTCGCCTGGAGCCCGCTGGCCCTGCTTTCCGGCAGCGTCACGGTGGCCCTGGTAAGTGCGGAGCGCGTCACCGTCCAGCGCCAGCCCGACTTGCCGCCGCGCCCGGCGCAGGCGTCCTCGCAGTCCGGCTTTGCTCGCAACCTGCGGGTGATCGTAGACCGTATCGAGGCACCGGCGGTGGACCTTGATGAGCCCGTCTTCGGCCAGAAAGCCCGCTTCGGTTTCGAGGGCGGGCTCAAGATCGACGGTCTCGGACAAGGGCTGTCGCTGAACTTCAACCTCAACCGCCGGGATGCCGAAGGCTTTGCCGCCGGCACGGTGCGCTATGCCCCGGAGACGGCGGCACTCGACGTGGACATCACCGCCCGCGAGCCGGCGGGCGGCATCTTCGCGCGCCTTGCCGGCCTTGAGGGCCTTCCCGCCTTCGAGGCGCAAGTGAAGGGCGCGGGCACCCTGGATGCCTGGTCGGGCACGCTCGATGCCACCGCGGGCGACCTGGCGCATCTGGAAGGCTCCGCCTCGGTGCGCGCCCAGGATGGTGGCCGGGTGGTGCAACTGACCGCGCGCGGCGATGTGGGGCGGGCGCTGCCCAAGGCTTATTCCCGGCTGTTCGAAGGCGAAAGCGACCTGTCGAGCCGCATCGTCATGAAGGCGGACGGCGGCTTCCAGGTGGACGCGCTCGATTTGAGGTCCGCCGGCTTCAGCTTCTCCGCCCGCGGCGGCGTGCCCACGGACGGGCCGATCACCCTCACCTTCCAGGCCCGCACCGGCGCGGCGGACCGCTATTCCGCCCTGCTGCCGGGCCTTGCCTGGGACGAGGCCCGTCTGGACGGCGGGATTTCCGGCACCGTGCTTGAACCGCAGATGCAGATGCGGGTGAATGCCACCAAGGTGACGGGCTTCGGCTATGGCGCCGGGGCCCTCAAGGCCGAGGCGAGCGCCGTGCCCGACGGTGCCGGCACCTTCGCATTGAAGGTGGATGCCACCGGGGATGGCCTGTCCGCCAACGATCCCAAGGTCGCCGCAGCCCTGGGCCCGCAGGGAACGCTGGCCCTGCGCGGCGTACGATTGCGCGGCGAGGATCCTGTCCTCACCGAGGCAACGGTGCGCCTCTCCGGTATCGACCTGCGCTTTGCAGGCAAGGCCGACCTCGCCAATATTGAGGGCCGGCTCGACGTGGCGCGCCTGGACCTCGCGGCCCTGTCCCCGTTCGCCGGGCGGCCACTGGCCGGCCTTCTCGCCCTCACCGCCGACGTAAAGCGCACCGGTGCGGGCGGGGCGGTCGCCTTGTCGGTCAACGGCACAGCCCGCGACGTGACGACGGGCGATGCCACCCTCGACGGCTTGGCAGGCGGCGCCTCGCACTTCAAGGGCGGCCTGTCCGTTGCACCGGACGGCGCCGTCGCAGTGGACAATTTCACGGTCGACGCCACGGGCGCGGCCCTGGCGGTGAACGGCCGCATTGATGCGACCACCGCCGATCTTGCCGCGCAGCTCTCCTTGCCCGATCTCACGCGCCTGGACGGGCGTCTGGAAGGGGCGGCGCAGGCAAAGGCCGCCTTCTCCGGTCGCCTCGCTTCCCTGGATATGACGGCTCAGGCCACCATCGCCCAAGGCAAGGCCATGGGCCACGCCATCGAGGGCCTGGCCATCGACGTGGCCGCCAAGGATCTCACCGGACGGGTCTCCGGAACAGGCCAGCTCCAGGGTAAGGTCGGCGGTAAGGCCTCGCGCGGAACGCTCGCCTTCAGCACCGGGGCGGATGGATCACGGGCGCTGACGGGCCTCGACCTCGCCGTTGGCAGTGTCACCGCGCGCGGGGCCGTGACGCTCGCGCCCACGGGCCTTGCCACGGGGGACCTCACGCTGGTGGCGGGCGATCTCGCGGACATTTCCGCCTTGACCCTGACCGAGCTAGGAGGTCGGGCCGAAGGCACGGTCAGCCTCGACGCGCCGGGCGGCGTCCAGCGCGTGACCGTGCGCGGCACCTTCGCCAATCTCCTGGCCTCGGGCCAGCGGGTGGCCAATGCCCGCATCGACCTGTCCGTGACCGACCCGCGGGTATCGGCCGCCATCCAGGGCTCTGTGGATGCCACCGGCATCGAGGCCGGCACCCTTTCCATCACCCGGGCGCGCCTCACCGCCCAGCCGGAAGGCCAAGGCACGCGGCTGGCGCTGGATGCGGATGCCCAGGGCGCGACGCTCACCACCCGTGCCCTGCTCGCCAGGCAGGGCGAGGCGCAGAGGCTGCGCGTGGATACGCTGCGGCTCGCCCGCGATCGCACCACCGCCACCCTGACCGCCCCCGCAACCCTGACTTATGAGGCGGGCAACACAACCCTCGACCGATTCGCCCTCGCCTTGTCCGGCGGCGGCAGCCTGACCGCACAGGGCCGCGCGGGCGATACCCTCGATCTGACGCTGGAAGCCCGCGCGGTGCCGCTGGCGCTCGCGGCGCTCGTGGATCCGACCCTCTCGCCGAGCGGCACGCTGGCCGCCAATGCCCGCATCACCGGCACGCCGGCTGCGCCCACCGGCCGCTACGATGTGACGGTGAACCGGGCCACCATGCCCCAGATCACGGCGGCGGGGGCCGGCCCCTTCGACTTCCGGGCCAATGGCACCCTGGCGGATGGCCGGGCCAGCATCGCTTCCGCCCTGTCGGGACCGTCCCTGTCGGGGGTGACCATCAACGGCTTCATTCCTGTCTCCAATGGAGCGCTTGACCTGACCATTCGCGGCTCCGTGTCGCTGGCCATCGCCAATGCCATGCTCGCGACCTCGGGCGCGCGGGCTGCCGGAACGGCGGCGGTGGACCTGACCTTGCGCGGCACCCTGGAGGAACCGCGCGCCGGCGGCACGATCCGCATCAGCGGCGGGCGCTATGAGGACGCCATCCATGGCATCACGCTGGAGCGCATCCAGGCGGTGATCACCGGTACGGATCGGAGCTTGACGGTCTCATCCTTCCAGGCCTTCACCCCCAATGGTGGCAGCATCCAGGGCCAGGGCACCATCGCCCTCGATCCAGCCGGCAGCTTCCCCGGGCGGGTGGACCTAACCCTCAACAACGCCCAGCTTGCCAATAGCGAACTCATCCGCCTCGTCGCCGGGGGGCGCCTTGCTCTCTCGGGCGCTCTGGCGCGCACCCCCGCCATTTCCGGCACCATTGAGGTGCGGGAGATGGACGTGAACATCCCCGATCGCCTGCCGGGCGGCGCAAAGGCGCTCAATGTGCGGCACGTGAACCTGCCCCCCGGCAGCCGCACACCCGCCGCCTTGCGCCAGCCGCCCCAGCGGCCGGGACGCGGCGCACCGAGCCCGTTCGTGGCCACGCTGGACCTGACCATCAACGCACCCAACCGGGTGTTCGTGCGCGGCATGGGACTTGACGCGGAACTGGCAGGCAATATCCAGGTGCGTGGCACCAGCGCCGCGCCGCAAACCATTGGCGGCTTCGAGATGCTGCGCGGGCGGCTGGAAATCATCGGCCGCCGGCTCGACTTTACGCGCGGTCGCCTGACCTTCAACGGCGACACCGATCCCGATCTTGATTTCGTCGCCGAAAGCGCGGCCAGCGATGTCACCGCGCGCATCATCGTCTCGGGGCGCGCCTCGCAGCCGGAAATCACCTTCACGTCGACGCCCGAATTGCCACAGGATGAAGTGGTGGCGCGCCTTTTGTTTGGCCGCTCGGCCGGCCAGCTCTCAGCCGGCCAGGCGCTCCAGGTGGCCCAGGCCGTCACGGCGCTGTCCGGCCAGGGCAATGCGCTGCTCGGCAATCTGCGGCGCTCACTGGGCGTGGACAGCCTCAGCGTCGGGACGAACGCGGCGGGCACGGGCGGGGAGATCGGCATCGGCCGGCGCATCAATGACCGGCTTTATCTGGGCGTCCGGCAAGGCACGACGCCCAACTCCTCACAGGCCACCATCGATCTGGACCTGACGCGCAACATCCGCCTCCAGGGCGCGACGGGCGCCGACGGCAACACCTCCGTGGGCATCGGCGCCCAATGGGACTACTGA